One part of the Vicia villosa cultivar HV-30 ecotype Madison, WI linkage group LG6, Vvil1.0, whole genome shotgun sequence genome encodes these proteins:
- the LOC131609977 gene encoding proteasome subunit beta type-3-A-like, translated as MSIFDYNGSALVAMVGKNCFAIASDRRLGVQLQTIATDFQRISKIHDKLFIGLSGLATDSQTLYQRLVFRHKLYQLREERDMKPETFASLVSAILYEKRFGPYFCQPVIAGLGDDDKPFICTMDAIGAKELAKDFVVAGTASESLYGACESMFKPDMEAEELFETISQALLSSVDRDCLSGWGGHVYVVTPTEVKERILKGRMD; from the exons ATGTCGATCTTCGACTACAATGGAAGTGCCCTAGTAGCTATGGTAGGTAAGAACTGCTTCGCCATTGCCAGCGATCGAAGACTCGGTGTTCAGCTTCAGACCATAGCCACCGATTTCCAAAGGATTTCCAAAATTCACGATAAGCTCTTCATCGGTCTTTCTGGCCTCGCCACCGATTCTCAGACACT GTATCAGCGTCTCGTTTTTCGTCACAAACTGTATCAGCTTCGTGAAGAGCGTGATATGAAGCCGGAGACATTTGCTAGCTTAGTGTCGGCTATTCTTTACGAGAAACG gtTTGGTCCATACTTTTGCCAGCCTGTAATTGCTGGACTAGGGGATGATGACAAACCCTTCATTTGCACAATGGATGCAATTGGAGCAAA GGAGCTTGCAAAAGATTTTGTTGTTGCTGGGACTGCATCTGAGTCTCTGTATGGTGCTTGTGAATCGATGTTTAAGCCTGACATG GAAGCCGAGGAATTGTTTGAAACCATCTCCCAGGCACTGCTATCATCTGTAGACCGTGACTGTCTTAGTGGCTGGGGTGGACATGTCTATGTTGT CACACCAACCGAAGTAAAGGAAAGGATTTTGAAGGGAAGAATGGATTAA